One Stigmatopora argus isolate UIUO_Sarg chromosome 20, RoL_Sarg_1.0, whole genome shotgun sequence genomic region harbors:
- the pcdh7b gene encoding protocadherin-7b isoform X5, which produces MRTTAAVDYLYYCMLILQFVHQPAAKQVLRYRLAEEGPPDVRVGNVAADLGIVAGSGEVTFTLESGSDFFKIDNITGELSTNERRIDREKLQQCQMIFDENECFIDFEVSVIGPAQSWVDLFEGKVIILDINDNTPSFPSPVLTLSVEENRPIGTLYLLPTATDRDFGRNGIERYELIQDAGENPRRPSADPYSGKRRFEEGASRSAVFELQVADTTDGEKQPQLIIKGALDREQRDSYELTLRVRDGGDPPRSSQAILRVMITDVNDNSPRFEKSVYEADLLENSSPGAPILQLKAADADVGVNGQIEYVFGAATESVRRLLRLDESTGWLSVLHRIDREEVSQLRFTVMARDRGQPPKMDKATVVLNIKDENDNVPAIEIRKIGRIFLKDGVANVAEDVVVDTPIALVQVSDRDQGENGIVTCTVVGDVPFQLKPASEMEGEQNKKKYFLHTSAPLDYENVQEYNVVIVAVDSGSPSLASNNSLLVKVGDTNDNAPIFERNVVEVSFPENNAPGERVTTVAAGDADSGKNAEISYSLDSSVSGIFSVDADSGDIRVNAIMDREQTERYEFKVVARDKGVNTLQGSATVVVLVADKNDNEPKFMQDVFTFYVKENLEKNSPVGMVTVIDADKGQNAEMSLFIEEEEEIFSIENDTGTIFSSLSFDREQKTTYTFRVKAVDGGEPPRSATATVSLFVMDDNDNAPSVTFPINNSYTLLPPSSSVRTVVRTVIAADADTGVNADLGYGIVGGNPFRLFEIDGGTGVISLVGKLEPKHYGLHRLVVRVNDSGQPSQSTTTLVHVYVNETLSNSTVVEAQVAKSLSTSLGTNIAGDPNYDLSKQRLSIAIGVVSGIVTVILIILVVVMARYCRPKGKNGYEAGKKDHEDFFTPQQHDKSKKPKKDKRKQKCKQPLYSSIVTVEASKPNGQRYDGVNEKLSDSPGMGRYRSVNGGPGSPDLARHYKSSSPLPTVQLHPQSPTAGKKHQAVQDLPPANTFVGTGDNISLGSDHCSDYSSQTINKYNKQTRGHCPT; this is translated from the coding sequence ATGAGGACTACTGCGGCAGTGGACTATTTATACTACTGCATGCTTATCCTGCAGTTCGTGCATCAGCCCGCCGCCAAGCAGGTGCTCCGGTACCGGCTGGCCGAGGAGGGGCCGCCGGACGTGCGGGTGGGCAACGTGGCCGCCGACCTGGGCATCGTGGCGGGCTCCGGCGAGGTGACGTTCACCCTGGAGTCGGGCTCGGATTTTTTCAAGATCGACAACATCACCGGCGAGCTCAGCACCAACGAGAGGCGGATCGACCGGGAGAAACTGCAACAGTGCCAGATGATCTTCGACGAGAACGAGTGCTTCATCGATTTCGAGGTGTCCGTCATCGGGCCGGCGCAGAGCTGGGTGGACCTCTTTGAGGGGAAAGTCATCATCTTAGATATCAACGACAACACCCCTTCCTTCCCCTCGCCCGTGCTGACGCTGTCGGTGGAGGAGAACCGACCCATCGGGACCCTGTACCTGCTGCCCACCGCCACGGACAGGGATTTCGGGCGGAACGGGATCGAGAGGTACGAGCTGATCCAGGACGCCGGCGAGAACCCCAGGCGCCCCTCGGCCGACCCCTACTCCGGGAAGAGGAGGTTCGAGGAGGGCGCGAGCAGGAGCGCCGTCTTCGAGCTGCAAGTGGCCGACACCACCGACGGCGAGAAGCAGCCCCAGCTCATCATCAAGGGGGCGCTGGATCGGGAGCAGAGAGACTCCTACGAGCTCACGCTTCGCGTGAGGGACGGCGGCGATCCGCCGCGGTCCTCCCAGGCCATCCTCAGGGTGATGATCACCGACGTCAATGACAACAGCCCCCGCTTCGAGAAGAGCGTGTACGAGGCCGACCTGCTGGAGAACAGCTCGCCCGGCGCCCCCATACTGCAGCTGAAGGCGGCCGACGCCGACGTAGGGGTGAACGGTCAGATCGAGTACGTGTTCGGGGCGGCCACCGAGTCCGTGCGGAGGCTGCTGCGCTTGGACGAGAGCACGGGGTGGCTCAGCGTGCTGCACCGCATCGACCGCGAGGAAGTCAGCCAGCTGAGATTCACCGTGATGGCCCGCGACCGAGGCCAGCCGCCCAAAATGGACAAGGCCACCGTGGTGCTGAACATCAAGGACGAGAACGACAACGTCCCGGCCATCGAGATCCGCAAGATCGGCCGCATCTTCCTGAAAGACGGCGTGGCCAACGTGGCCGAGGACGTGGTGGTGGACACGCCCATCGCCCTGGTGCAGGTGTCCGACCGCGATCAGGGCGAGAACGGCATCGTGACCTGCACGGTGGTGGGGGACGTGCCCTTCCAGCTGAAACCGGCCAGCGAGATGGAGGGCgagcaaaacaaaaagaagtaCTTCCTCCACACGTCGGCGCCGCTGGACTACGAGAACGTGCAGGAGTACAACGTGGTCATCGTGGCGGTGGACTCCGGGAGCCCCAGCCTGGCCAGCAACAACTCCCTCCTGGTCAAAGTGGGCGACACCAACGACAACGCTCCGATCTTCGAGCGGAACGTGGTGGAGGTGTCCTTCCCGGAAAACAACGCCCCGGGCGAGAGGGTGACCACGGTGGCCGCCGGCGACGCCGACAGCGGCAAGAACGCGGAGATAAGCTATTCCCTGGACTCCTCGGTCAGCGGGATCTTTTCCGTCGACGCGGACAGCGGCGACATCCGAGTCAACGCCATCATGGACCGAGAGCAGACAGAGCGCTACGAGTTCAAGGTGGTGGCCAGGGACAAGGGCGTGAACACCTTGCAGGGCTCGGCCACCGTGGTGGTGCTGGTGGCGGACAAGAACGACAACGAGCCCAAGTTCATGCAAGACGTGTTCACCTTCTACGTCAAGGAGAACCTGGAGAAGAACAGCCCCGTGGGCATGGTGACGGTCATCGACGCGGATAAGGGTCAAAATGCGGAAATGAGTCTTTTCatcgaggaggaggaagagatcTTTTCCATCGAGAACGACACCGGGACAATCTTCTCCAGCCTGTCCTTTGACAGGGAGCAGAAGACCACGTACACCTTCCGCGTGAAGGCCGTGGACGGGGGCGAGCCGCCGCGCTCGGCCACCGCCACCGTCTCGCTCTTCGTGATGGACGACAACGACAACGCGCCGAGCGTCACCTTCCCCATCAACAACTCGTACACCCTCCTCCCCCCGTCCAGCAGCGTCAGGACGGTGGTGCGGACCGTCATCGCCGCCGACGCCGACACGGGCGTCAACGCCGACCTGGGCTACGGCATCGTGGGCGGGAACCCCTTCCGGCTCTTCGAGATCGACGGGGGCACCGGGGTGATCTCCCTGGTGGGGAAGCTGGAGCCCAAGCACTACGGACTGCACCGGCTGGTGGTCCGGGTCAACGACAGCGGGCAGCCCTCCCAGAGCACCACCACGCTGGTCCACGTCTACGTGAACGAAACCCTGTCCAACTCCACGGTGGTGGAGGCGCAGGTGGCCAAGAGCCTGAGCACCTCCCTGGGCACCAACATCGCCGGCGACCCCAACTACGACCTGAGCAAACAGCGCCTGAGCATCGCCATCGGCGTGGTTTCGGGCATCGTGACGGTCATCCTCATCATCCTGGTGGTGGTCATGGCCCGCTACTGCCGGCCCAAGGGCAAGAACGGCTACGAGGCCGGCAAGAAGGACCACGAGGACTTCTTCACGCCGCAGCAGCACGACAAGTCCAAGAAGCCCAAGAAAGACAAGCGCAAGCAGAAATGCAAGCAGCCGCTGTACAGCAGCATCGTGACGGTGGAGGCCTCCAAACCCAACGGGCAGCGCTACGACGGCGTCAACGAGAAGCTGTCGGACAGCCCCGGGATGGGCCGCTACCGTTCGGTCAACGGGGGCCCCGGCAGCCCGGACCTGGCCCGCCACTACAAGTCCAGCTCCCCGCTGCCCACCGTCCAGCTGCACCCGCAGTCGCCCACGGCCGGCAAAAAGCACCAGGCGGTTCAGGACCTGCCCCCGGCCAACACCTTTGTCGGCACCGGAGATAACATTTCGCTGGGATCGGACCACTGCTCCGACTACAGCAGTCAAACCATCAACAAGTACAACAAACAG
- the pcdh7b gene encoding protocadherin-7b isoform X4 translates to MRTTAAVDYLYYCMLILQFVHQPAAKQVLRYRLAEEGPPDVRVGNVAADLGIVAGSGEVTFTLESGSDFFKIDNITGELSTNERRIDREKLQQCQMIFDENECFIDFEVSVIGPAQSWVDLFEGKVIILDINDNTPSFPSPVLTLSVEENRPIGTLYLLPTATDRDFGRNGIERYELIQDAGENPRRPSADPYSGKRRFEEGASRSAVFELQVADTTDGEKQPQLIIKGALDREQRDSYELTLRVRDGGDPPRSSQAILRVMITDVNDNSPRFEKSVYEADLLENSSPGAPILQLKAADADVGVNGQIEYVFGAATESVRRLLRLDESTGWLSVLHRIDREEVSQLRFTVMARDRGQPPKMDKATVVLNIKDENDNVPAIEIRKIGRIFLKDGVANVAEDVVVDTPIALVQVSDRDQGENGIVTCTVVGDVPFQLKPASEMEGEQNKKKYFLHTSAPLDYENVQEYNVVIVAVDSGSPSLASNNSLLVKVGDTNDNAPIFERNVVEVSFPENNAPGERVTTVAAGDADSGKNAEISYSLDSSVSGIFSVDADSGDIRVNAIMDREQTERYEFKVVARDKGVNTLQGSATVVVLVADKNDNEPKFMQDVFTFYVKENLEKNSPVGMVTVIDADKGQNAEMSLFIEEEEEIFSIENDTGTIFSSLSFDREQKTTYTFRVKAVDGGEPPRSATATVSLFVMDDNDNAPSVTFPINNSYTLLPPSSSVRTVVRTVIAADADTGVNADLGYGIVGGNPFRLFEIDGGTGVISLVGKLEPKHYGLHRLVVRVNDSGQPSQSTTTLVHVYVNETLSNSTVVEAQVAKSLSTSLGTNIAGDPNYDLSKQRLSIAIGVVSGIVTVILIILVVVMARYCRPKGKNGYEAGKKDHEDFFTPQQHDKSKKPKKDKRKQKCKQPLYSSIVTVEASKPNGQRYDGVNEKLSDSPGMGRYRSVNGGPGSPDLARHYKSSSPLPTVQLHPQSPTAGKKHQAVQDLPPANTFVGTGDNISLGSDHCSDYSSQTINKYNKQPFRRVTFSVVSQPQDPHQQGSLQSCYDSGLDESETPSSKSSSGPRLGALPLPEDSYERTTPDGSVGEAEHMENGEKEH, encoded by the coding sequence ATGAGGACTACTGCGGCAGTGGACTATTTATACTACTGCATGCTTATCCTGCAGTTCGTGCATCAGCCCGCCGCCAAGCAGGTGCTCCGGTACCGGCTGGCCGAGGAGGGGCCGCCGGACGTGCGGGTGGGCAACGTGGCCGCCGACCTGGGCATCGTGGCGGGCTCCGGCGAGGTGACGTTCACCCTGGAGTCGGGCTCGGATTTTTTCAAGATCGACAACATCACCGGCGAGCTCAGCACCAACGAGAGGCGGATCGACCGGGAGAAACTGCAACAGTGCCAGATGATCTTCGACGAGAACGAGTGCTTCATCGATTTCGAGGTGTCCGTCATCGGGCCGGCGCAGAGCTGGGTGGACCTCTTTGAGGGGAAAGTCATCATCTTAGATATCAACGACAACACCCCTTCCTTCCCCTCGCCCGTGCTGACGCTGTCGGTGGAGGAGAACCGACCCATCGGGACCCTGTACCTGCTGCCCACCGCCACGGACAGGGATTTCGGGCGGAACGGGATCGAGAGGTACGAGCTGATCCAGGACGCCGGCGAGAACCCCAGGCGCCCCTCGGCCGACCCCTACTCCGGGAAGAGGAGGTTCGAGGAGGGCGCGAGCAGGAGCGCCGTCTTCGAGCTGCAAGTGGCCGACACCACCGACGGCGAGAAGCAGCCCCAGCTCATCATCAAGGGGGCGCTGGATCGGGAGCAGAGAGACTCCTACGAGCTCACGCTTCGCGTGAGGGACGGCGGCGATCCGCCGCGGTCCTCCCAGGCCATCCTCAGGGTGATGATCACCGACGTCAATGACAACAGCCCCCGCTTCGAGAAGAGCGTGTACGAGGCCGACCTGCTGGAGAACAGCTCGCCCGGCGCCCCCATACTGCAGCTGAAGGCGGCCGACGCCGACGTAGGGGTGAACGGTCAGATCGAGTACGTGTTCGGGGCGGCCACCGAGTCCGTGCGGAGGCTGCTGCGCTTGGACGAGAGCACGGGGTGGCTCAGCGTGCTGCACCGCATCGACCGCGAGGAAGTCAGCCAGCTGAGATTCACCGTGATGGCCCGCGACCGAGGCCAGCCGCCCAAAATGGACAAGGCCACCGTGGTGCTGAACATCAAGGACGAGAACGACAACGTCCCGGCCATCGAGATCCGCAAGATCGGCCGCATCTTCCTGAAAGACGGCGTGGCCAACGTGGCCGAGGACGTGGTGGTGGACACGCCCATCGCCCTGGTGCAGGTGTCCGACCGCGATCAGGGCGAGAACGGCATCGTGACCTGCACGGTGGTGGGGGACGTGCCCTTCCAGCTGAAACCGGCCAGCGAGATGGAGGGCgagcaaaacaaaaagaagtaCTTCCTCCACACGTCGGCGCCGCTGGACTACGAGAACGTGCAGGAGTACAACGTGGTCATCGTGGCGGTGGACTCCGGGAGCCCCAGCCTGGCCAGCAACAACTCCCTCCTGGTCAAAGTGGGCGACACCAACGACAACGCTCCGATCTTCGAGCGGAACGTGGTGGAGGTGTCCTTCCCGGAAAACAACGCCCCGGGCGAGAGGGTGACCACGGTGGCCGCCGGCGACGCCGACAGCGGCAAGAACGCGGAGATAAGCTATTCCCTGGACTCCTCGGTCAGCGGGATCTTTTCCGTCGACGCGGACAGCGGCGACATCCGAGTCAACGCCATCATGGACCGAGAGCAGACAGAGCGCTACGAGTTCAAGGTGGTGGCCAGGGACAAGGGCGTGAACACCTTGCAGGGCTCGGCCACCGTGGTGGTGCTGGTGGCGGACAAGAACGACAACGAGCCCAAGTTCATGCAAGACGTGTTCACCTTCTACGTCAAGGAGAACCTGGAGAAGAACAGCCCCGTGGGCATGGTGACGGTCATCGACGCGGATAAGGGTCAAAATGCGGAAATGAGTCTTTTCatcgaggaggaggaagagatcTTTTCCATCGAGAACGACACCGGGACAATCTTCTCCAGCCTGTCCTTTGACAGGGAGCAGAAGACCACGTACACCTTCCGCGTGAAGGCCGTGGACGGGGGCGAGCCGCCGCGCTCGGCCACCGCCACCGTCTCGCTCTTCGTGATGGACGACAACGACAACGCGCCGAGCGTCACCTTCCCCATCAACAACTCGTACACCCTCCTCCCCCCGTCCAGCAGCGTCAGGACGGTGGTGCGGACCGTCATCGCCGCCGACGCCGACACGGGCGTCAACGCCGACCTGGGCTACGGCATCGTGGGCGGGAACCCCTTCCGGCTCTTCGAGATCGACGGGGGCACCGGGGTGATCTCCCTGGTGGGGAAGCTGGAGCCCAAGCACTACGGACTGCACCGGCTGGTGGTCCGGGTCAACGACAGCGGGCAGCCCTCCCAGAGCACCACCACGCTGGTCCACGTCTACGTGAACGAAACCCTGTCCAACTCCACGGTGGTGGAGGCGCAGGTGGCCAAGAGCCTGAGCACCTCCCTGGGCACCAACATCGCCGGCGACCCCAACTACGACCTGAGCAAACAGCGCCTGAGCATCGCCATCGGCGTGGTTTCGGGCATCGTGACGGTCATCCTCATCATCCTGGTGGTGGTCATGGCCCGCTACTGCCGGCCCAAGGGCAAGAACGGCTACGAGGCCGGCAAGAAGGACCACGAGGACTTCTTCACGCCGCAGCAGCACGACAAGTCCAAGAAGCCCAAGAAAGACAAGCGCAAGCAGAAATGCAAGCAGCCGCTGTACAGCAGCATCGTGACGGTGGAGGCCTCCAAACCCAACGGGCAGCGCTACGACGGCGTCAACGAGAAGCTGTCGGACAGCCCCGGGATGGGCCGCTACCGTTCGGTCAACGGGGGCCCCGGCAGCCCGGACCTGGCCCGCCACTACAAGTCCAGCTCCCCGCTGCCCACCGTCCAGCTGCACCCGCAGTCGCCCACGGCCGGCAAAAAGCACCAGGCGGTTCAGGACCTGCCCCCGGCCAACACCTTTGTCGGCACCGGAGATAACATTTCGCTGGGATCGGACCACTGCTCCGACTACAGCAGTCAAACCATCAACAAGTACAACAAACAG